A genomic segment from Candidatus Brocadia sinica JPN1 encodes:
- the proB gene encoding glutamate 5-kinase, giving the protein MKYKEDIRNQILSKVKKIVVKIGTGVLTTDDGYLDKEQIKNLAGQAVELNKMGYHVVVVSSGAIGSGMGELGIEKRPATLPDLQAVAAVGQSKLISMYDDCFKIHGYHAAQILLTREDFEERQRYLNTCNTIHALFQLNAIPVVNENDTISVDEIKFGDNDALSALVTNLLNAELLIILSSVDGLYDKYPTGKGKAAVIPMVENVSDEIRQLAFDLKTKRGVGGMQTKLEAAAVVTNAGEAVIIANGRTNGILKKIVQGEDVGTLFLPKEEKLASRKRWIGYTIKPKGKIYIDDGAMHALRDKGKSLLASGIVSVEGTFNKGDIISICGKGNGVIVARGLTNYSSAEIEKIKGCSTSHIAKVLGYKLYDEVIHRDNMVIL; this is encoded by the coding sequence ATGAAATACAAAGAAGATATTCGGAATCAAATTCTCTCTAAGGTTAAAAAGATCGTTGTTAAGATAGGTACCGGCGTTCTGACAACCGATGATGGGTATCTGGATAAAGAACAGATAAAGAACCTGGCCGGACAGGCCGTAGAATTAAACAAGATGGGGTACCATGTTGTCGTTGTGAGTTCAGGGGCTATTGGTTCTGGAATGGGGGAGCTTGGAATTGAGAAAAGACCCGCTACGTTGCCCGATCTGCAGGCGGTTGCAGCAGTAGGTCAAAGCAAATTAATCAGTATGTATGATGATTGTTTTAAAATACACGGTTACCATGCTGCGCAGATACTTCTTACCCGCGAGGACTTTGAGGAACGACAAAGATACCTGAATACCTGCAATACGATACATGCACTCTTTCAACTCAATGCCATCCCCGTGGTGAACGAAAACGATACGATTTCCGTGGATGAAATCAAGTTCGGTGATAATGATGCGCTTTCTGCGCTGGTAACGAACCTCCTGAATGCAGAGTTACTGATTATCCTTTCTTCCGTTGATGGTCTGTATGATAAGTATCCAACGGGGAAGGGTAAGGCAGCGGTTATCCCTATGGTAGAGAATGTCTCTGATGAAATAAGGCAATTGGCATTTGATTTAAAAACCAAAAGAGGCGTGGGGGGCATGCAGACCAAGTTAGAGGCTGCAGCTGTGGTGACAAATGCAGGAGAAGCCGTCATTATTGCCAACGGGAGAACAAACGGTATATTAAAAAAGATTGTGCAGGGTGAGGACGTTGGTACATTGTTTTTACCAAAGGAAGAAAAGCTGGCAAGCCGCAAGCGGTGGATAGGCTACACCATAAAACCAAAAGGGAAGATTTACATTGACGATGGTGCCATGCATGCCTTGAGAGATAAGGGAAAGAGTTTACTTGCCTCAGGTATTGTGTCTGTGGAGGGTACCTTTAATAAAGGGGATATTATTTCAATTTGTGGAAAGGGAAATGGTGTGATTGTGGCGCGCGGCCTAACCAATTATTCTTCCGCAGAGATTGAGAAGATTAAAGGATGCAGTACCTCTCATATTGCCAAAGTGCTTGGTTATAAGTTATATGATGAGGTCATTCACCGGGATAATATGGTAATCTTATAA
- a CDS encoding prephenate dehydrogenase has protein sequence MQFGTVCIIGPGLIGGSIGLGLKKRNLAKTIIGVGYRVSSIENALRMHAIDSGTLDINAAVKDADIVILATSVDKIIDTAKSVIPLMKCNAILTDVGSTKNHIVQQITHHMRKDIAFIGAHPIAGSEQRGVEFASPDLFVGCNCIIMPSNKNSTELETISSLWQLLGAKIIYLDPQQHDEILACVSHLPHLIASCLVNSIKQEYLVYGASGLRDTTRIASGDPELWINIFDQNRENVIKSIDQFMGELAGFRNDLLKKNDTLLLDRLKKAKLSRDRVFHNNSKNKA, from the coding sequence ATGCAATTCGGAACCGTCTGTATCATTGGACCGGGACTCATTGGTGGCTCCATTGGCCTGGGGTTGAAAAAGAGAAATTTGGCAAAGACCATTATTGGCGTCGGTTACAGGGTTTCTTCCATCGAAAATGCCTTGAGGATGCATGCCATTGACAGTGGAACCTTGGACATTAACGCGGCGGTGAAAGACGCTGATATTGTAATACTTGCCACATCGGTAGACAAAATCATTGATACGGCAAAGAGTGTTATCCCTCTCATGAAATGCAACGCCATCCTCACTGATGTGGGAAGCACAAAAAATCACATTGTTCAACAAATTACTCATCATATGAGAAAAGACATCGCCTTTATTGGTGCGCATCCCATTGCAGGGTCAGAGCAAAGAGGCGTTGAATTTGCTTCGCCAGACCTTTTCGTAGGTTGCAACTGCATCATAATGCCTTCAAACAAAAATTCGACGGAATTGGAAACAATTTCCTCTTTGTGGCAACTTTTGGGAGCTAAAATAATATATTTAGACCCACAACAACACGATGAAATATTAGCATGCGTAAGTCACTTGCCCCACCTGATCGCCTCTTGTTTGGTAAATTCAATTAAACAAGAATACCTCGTTTATGGCGCTAGTGGATTAAGGGATACCACAAGAATTGCATCAGGCGACCCGGAGCTATGGATAAATATCTTTGATCAAAATCGCGAAAATGTTATAAAATCAATTGACCAATTTATGGGTGAGCTTGCTGGGTTTAGAAACGATCTTTTAAAGAAAAACGATACGTTGCTGCTTGACAGGTTAAAAAAGGCAAAGTTGTCACGTGATAGGGTGTTTCACAACAATTCAAAAAACAAGGCATAA
- the purL gene encoding phosphoribosylformylglycinamidine synthase subunit PurL: MYSRIEVFFKDEIPDPLGNNIRSEIEAFNFSGVTNVRVRQVYIIFGNADKNVLDAIAQKLLVDAITQDYQILDFGHLISDFGHHIVEISRKPGVMDPIEQSVLKALRDIGINIDGVKTAQKYLIDGNISNEAIRSIATKVLANTKIEDIFIYPETPSYDHGNIQYSFKKQIIPLLHADNKQLEEISARGQLSLNLQEMLSIQKYFRSIKREPTDVELETIAQTWSEHCVHKTFKGIIDFGGKKIDNLLKNTIMKATSELNKPWCVSVFKDNAGIVHFDNNYNICFKVETHNHPSAIEPYGGANTGVGGVIRDVMGTGLGGKPILNTDVFCFGIPDTPLDNVPKGALHPKRIFKGVVAGVRDYGNRMGIPTANGAIFFDERYIGNPLVFCGTVGLIPKNKCQKDAHPNDLIVVAGGRTGRDGIHGATFSSAELHEQSEQMSGGAVQIGNAITEKALLDVLLQARDKGLYNCITDCGAGGLSSAIGEMGQDLGALVNLEKVPLKYEGLSYTEIWISEAQERMVLAVPPEKENDILDLFKAENVEATVIGRFTNDKILRLFYNFHLVGEIEMDFLHKGIPRLERKATWHRPVFEEPALPEKEDFGTDLKKILSSWNVCSKEWVIRQYDHEVQGGSVLKPLQGIHNDGPGDACIVTPVLGSKKGIIVSNGMNPRYGDIDPYHMASSAIDEALRQIIAVGGSLEQVALLDNFCWGNTNKHDRLGSLVRAAQACYDIAVAYGTPFISGKDSLNNEFVTDKETIVIPPTLLISAISVMEDVRNAVSMDIKAPGNLVYIVGLTRPELGGSHYYYIHGYKGNNVPKVDPVLGKKVMNALSQATKCRIVMSCHDCSEGGLAVAAAEMAFAGGYGMSLNLSGVITEGPIHRNDTILFSESNSRFIVEVRPEHQKEFEMITKDVPCGLIGKVTSEPFLKIHGLNNKLVVRENIYDLKESWQSPLRW; the protein is encoded by the coding sequence ATGTACTCAAGAATTGAAGTATTTTTTAAGGATGAGATTCCTGATCCTTTAGGAAACAATATACGATCAGAGATCGAGGCATTCAATTTCTCTGGAGTTACAAACGTCAGGGTCCGCCAAGTTTATATCATATTTGGGAATGCAGATAAAAACGTTCTGGACGCTATTGCCCAGAAACTCCTGGTGGATGCGATTACACAAGACTATCAGATTTTGGACTTCGGACATCTGATTTCGGATTTTGGACACCATATTGTCGAAATTAGCCGTAAACCTGGCGTCATGGACCCTATCGAGCAATCGGTTTTGAAGGCACTTCGTGACATAGGAATAAACATAGATGGCGTTAAAACCGCTCAAAAGTATCTAATCGATGGGAATATATCAAATGAAGCAATCCGCAGCATAGCAACTAAAGTCCTTGCAAACACAAAGATAGAAGATATCTTTATTTACCCGGAAACACCCAGTTACGATCATGGCAATATTCAGTATTCCTTTAAAAAACAAATCATTCCTTTATTACATGCAGACAATAAACAGTTGGAAGAAATAAGTGCCCGTGGCCAGTTATCCTTAAATTTACAAGAGATGCTATCTATCCAAAAATATTTCAGATCTATTAAACGTGAACCTACCGACGTCGAACTCGAGACAATTGCACAAACATGGTCTGAACACTGCGTCCATAAAACCTTCAAAGGTATTATCGATTTCGGCGGGAAGAAAATCGATAATTTATTAAAAAACACCATTATGAAGGCAACCAGTGAACTGAACAAACCCTGGTGTGTTTCTGTATTTAAAGACAACGCAGGTATCGTACATTTTGACAATAATTATAACATTTGCTTCAAAGTAGAAACCCATAACCACCCCTCCGCCATAGAGCCTTATGGAGGCGCCAACACCGGCGTTGGGGGTGTAATCAGGGACGTAATGGGCACAGGGTTGGGAGGAAAGCCCATCCTTAATACGGATGTATTTTGTTTCGGTATACCGGACACCCCACTGGATAACGTCCCCAAAGGCGCCTTACATCCAAAAAGGATTTTTAAAGGTGTTGTTGCCGGCGTAAGAGATTATGGCAACCGCATGGGCATCCCCACTGCTAACGGCGCTATCTTCTTTGATGAGCGATATATTGGCAATCCCTTGGTCTTTTGCGGAACTGTGGGTCTTATACCCAAGAATAAATGTCAAAAAGATGCCCATCCCAATGACCTCATCGTTGTTGCCGGTGGCAGAACAGGACGAGACGGCATCCACGGAGCCACGTTCTCTTCCGCAGAATTACATGAACAATCTGAACAGATGTCCGGTGGCGCTGTACAGATCGGCAATGCAATAACAGAAAAGGCATTGTTAGACGTGCTTTTACAGGCCCGTGATAAAGGGCTGTACAATTGCATCACCGATTGTGGCGCCGGGGGTTTATCCTCTGCAATTGGAGAAATGGGGCAAGACCTGGGAGCCCTGGTAAATTTAGAAAAGGTGCCCCTTAAATACGAAGGGCTTTCCTACACCGAAATCTGGATTTCAGAGGCGCAGGAACGCATGGTACTCGCCGTTCCACCAGAAAAAGAAAATGATATCCTTGACCTATTTAAGGCAGAAAACGTTGAGGCAACGGTCATCGGAAGATTCACAAACGATAAAATATTGCGCCTGTTTTATAATTTCCATCTGGTTGGCGAAATAGAAATGGATTTTCTCCACAAAGGTATACCAAGACTGGAACGCAAAGCTACATGGCATAGACCTGTCTTTGAGGAACCTGCCCTACCTGAAAAAGAAGATTTTGGAACTGATTTAAAAAAGATACTTTCTTCATGGAATGTCTGTAGCAAAGAATGGGTCATACGCCAATACGACCATGAGGTACAGGGTGGCAGCGTGCTGAAACCCCTTCAAGGTATACATAATGATGGACCAGGTGACGCATGTATTGTTACCCCTGTACTGGGGTCTAAAAAAGGTATTATCGTATCCAATGGCATGAACCCACGATACGGCGACATAGATCCCTACCACATGGCCTCATCCGCCATTGATGAGGCACTCAGGCAGATCATCGCCGTTGGTGGAAGCTTAGAACAGGTCGCGCTCTTGGACAATTTCTGCTGGGGCAACACCAACAAGCACGACCGTCTCGGTAGCCTTGTGAGGGCTGCACAGGCTTGCTATGACATTGCTGTCGCATATGGAACTCCCTTTATCTCCGGAAAAGACAGCCTGAATAACGAATTCGTCACGGATAAAGAAACAATTGTAATACCTCCAACTTTACTCATTTCTGCCATTTCGGTAATGGAAGACGTTCGGAATGCCGTATCAATGGATATCAAAGCGCCTGGCAATCTGGTCTATATTGTAGGACTCACTCGTCCAGAGTTAGGTGGTTCGCATTATTACTACATCCACGGCTATAAAGGAAATAATGTCCCAAAGGTAGACCCTGTCTTAGGGAAAAAGGTTATGAATGCCTTATCACAGGCAACAAAATGCAGGATTGTAATGTCTTGTCATGACTGCTCAGAAGGCGGTCTTGCCGTTGCTGCCGCAGAAATGGCTTTTGCCGGCGGCTATGGCATGTCGCTTAACCTTTCTGGCGTAATCACAGAAGGCCCTATTCATAGAAATGACACCATTCTTTTTTCTGAATCAAACAGCCGCTTTATTGTTGAGGTGCGACCTGAGCATCAGAAGGAATTTGAAATGATTACAAAAGATGTTCCTTGTGGCTTAATCGGAAAGGTTACATCAGAACCCTTTCTCAAAATCCATGGCTTAAACAACAAACTCGTTGTTCGTGAAAACATTTACGACTTGAAAGAGTCGTGGCAATCACCGCTGAGGTGGTAA
- a CDS encoding PaREP1 family protein: MKNGRIKKYAELSEKYLHDAEILLKKGDPSQASEKLWGATATIVKAIAAQRKKTLKTHEGIKFFLAQIARELNDESVNNVSLVAEGLHQNFYENAEHPDSVKKGAKTIKQFVTRMRNRFSLN, encoded by the coding sequence ATGAAAAACGGGAGAATTAAAAAGTATGCGGAATTAAGTGAAAAATACTTACATGACGCTGAAATCCTCTTGAAGAAGGGTGACCCATCACAGGCATCTGAAAAACTCTGGGGCGCAACGGCCACGATTGTTAAAGCAATTGCTGCACAACGCAAAAAAACGCTGAAAACTCATGAGGGTATAAAGTTCTTCCTGGCCCAGATTGCACGGGAACTCAATGACGAAAGCGTCAACAATGTATCCCTCGTAGCAGAAGGGCTGCATCAAAACTTCTATGAAAACGCAGAACACCCCGACTCCGTAAAAAAAGGCGCAAAGACGATAAAACAATTTGTTACAAGAATGCGCAACCGGTTTAGCCTCAATTAA